A genomic window from Leptolyngbya sp. BL0902 includes:
- the murA gene encoding UDP-N-acetylglucosamine 1-carboxyvinyltransferase, translating into MVELSAVEDTAIVTSLGLSNPLTTAEADNAVLEIAGGTPLSGHVTISGAKNSALVVMAGTLLCSQPCRLRNIPNLMDIERMGEVLTALGVSIRRNGDALDIDPSSISSTKAPYDLVSRLRASFFVIGPLLARMGVARVPLPGGCAIGARPVELHVRGLQAMGADVHIDHGTVNAYIPGSGKRLKGAKIYLDYPSVGATETLMMAATLAEGETVIENAAQEPEVTDLANFCRAMGAKIRGAGTNTITIVGVPSLHTTDYGIIPDRIEAGTFLVAAAITRSEISLSPVIPEHLTAVIAKLHEVGGQVIEDGPSRVRYVPGDVIHPVDIQTGPFPGFPTDMQAQFMALMALCDGNSLITETVFENRLRHVAELNRMGADIRLNGNCAIIKGVHGLSGAPVLATDLRASAALVLAGLAANGTTVIQGLQHLDRGYDNIESKLRGLGARITRKPLDPSLALPQ; encoded by the coding sequence ATGGTAGAGTTAAGCGCCGTGGAGGATACCGCTATCGTTACTTCTCTTGGATTGTCCAACCCCCTAACCACCGCAGAGGCCGATAACGCCGTGCTGGAGATTGCGGGCGGTACCCCTCTTTCAGGTCATGTCACCATCAGCGGGGCTAAAAACTCAGCCCTGGTGGTGATGGCGGGCACCCTGCTCTGTTCCCAGCCCTGCCGCCTGCGGAATATCCCGAACCTGATGGATATTGAACGCATGGGCGAGGTGCTGACGGCCCTCGGGGTCTCCATCCGCCGCAATGGCGATGCCCTCGACATTGACCCTAGCTCAATTTCCTCCACCAAAGCACCCTACGACCTGGTCAGCCGTTTGCGGGCCAGCTTTTTTGTTATTGGGCCTTTGCTGGCACGGATGGGGGTGGCGCGGGTGCCCCTGCCCGGCGGTTGTGCCATTGGGGCGCGTCCGGTAGAACTCCATGTGCGCGGGCTTCAGGCCATGGGGGCCGATGTCCACATCGACCATGGCACCGTCAATGCCTATATTCCCGGCAGCGGCAAGCGGCTGAAGGGAGCCAAGATTTACCTGGATTACCCCAGCGTGGGAGCCACGGAAACCCTGATGATGGCGGCCACCCTGGCCGAAGGGGAAACCGTAATCGAAAACGCCGCCCAAGAGCCGGAAGTGACTGACCTGGCCAACTTCTGTCGGGCCATGGGGGCCAAAATTCGCGGGGCAGGCACCAACACCATCACCATTGTGGGTGTGCCCAGTCTCCACACCACAGATTACGGCATCATCCCCGACCGCATCGAAGCCGGGACATTCCTGGTCGCCGCCGCCATCACCCGTTCAGAAATCAGCCTCTCTCCCGTTATTCCTGAGCATCTCACAGCGGTGATCGCCAAGCTCCACGAAGTGGGTGGACAGGTGATTGAAGATGGCCCTAGCCGAGTGCGCTATGTTCCAGGAGATGTCATCCACCCCGTCGATATTCAAACCGGGCCATTTCCAGGCTTTCCTACGGATATGCAGGCCCAGTTTATGGCCCTGATGGCCCTGTGTGACGGCAACAGCCTGATCACCGAAACGGTGTTTGAAAACCGCTTGCGCCACGTTGCAGAACTGAACCGTATGGGGGCCGATATTCGCCTCAACGGCAACTGCGCCATCATCAAGGGTGTCCACGGGCTATCGGGGGCTCCGGTATTGGCCACCGACCTCCGAGCATCGGCGGCACTGGTGCTGGCGGGTCTGGCGGCCAACGGCACCACGGTGATTCAGGGGCTTCAGCACCTGGATCGGGGCTATGACAACATCGAGAGCAAGCTACGCGGCCTAGGTGCCCGGATTACCCGCAAGCCGTTGGATCCATCCCTCGCGCTACCGCAGTAG
- a CDS encoding adenine phosphoribosyltransferase, with translation MDLKAHIRDIPDFPKPGILFRDITPMLSNPDALQYSIDSFAEQVADYQADYIVGIESRGFMFGMPLAYKMGIGFAPVRKPGKLPAAVHSASYDLEYGSDTLELHQDAFPQGSRVLIIDDLIATGGTAAATYDLVEKTGSTVVGFGFVIELLGLEGRAKLPAVPITALMQY, from the coding sequence ATGGATCTCAAAGCTCACATTCGCGACATTCCCGACTTCCCCAAGCCGGGAATTTTATTTCGCGACATTACCCCGATGCTATCGAACCCCGATGCGCTCCAGTACAGCATCGATAGCTTTGCGGAGCAGGTGGCCGACTACCAGGCCGACTACATCGTCGGTATCGAGTCACGGGGGTTTATGTTTGGGATGCCCCTGGCCTATAAGATGGGCATTGGCTTTGCCCCGGTACGTAAACCCGGAAAACTCCCTGCCGCTGTCCACTCCGCCTCCTACGATCTGGAGTACGGCAGCGACACCCTAGAACTTCACCAAGACGCCTTCCCCCAGGGCAGTCGGGTGCTCATTATTGACGACCTAATCGCCACGGGGGGCACCGCCGCTGCGACCTACGACCTCGTTGAGAAAACGGGCAGCACGGTGGTGGGCTTCGGCTTTGTGATTGAACTGCTAGGGCTCGAAGGCCGCGCCAAACTTCCCGCTGTGCCCATTACGGCGCTGATGCAGTACTAA
- a CDS encoding phasin family protein, which produces MAGFGDVVKKAFYLGVGVASYAGEKAGHTLKDLQEQTQVVVNELVARGEMTAEEAQRLVNDMVSRAQDTIPENQSPSEPRRIEILDDEPSPPAVSEDPAEALRQQVAALRQELDALKRKASH; this is translated from the coding sequence ATGGCTGGTTTTGGAGATGTCGTTAAAAAAGCATTTTACCTAGGGGTGGGGGTCGCCTCCTATGCTGGAGAAAAGGCCGGACACACCCTCAAGGACTTACAAGAGCAGACCCAGGTGGTGGTGAACGAACTGGTGGCCCGTGGGGAAATGACCGCCGAAGAGGCCCAGCGCCTAGTGAACGACATGGTCAGCCGTGCCCAAGACACTATTCCCGAAAACCAGTCGCCATCCGAACCCCGCCGCATTGAAATCCTAGACGACGAGCCGAGCCCCCCAGCCGTTTCAGAGGATCCCGCCGAAGCCCTGCGGCAACAGGTGGCGGCCCTGCGCCAAGAACTGGATGCCCTCAAGCGCAAAGCCAGTCATTAG
- a CDS encoding prohibitin family protein: protein MKSASVTWQPVILSVLAIIGLALITSSFVIINPGQAGVLSILGKAQDGALLEGLHFKPPLVSTVDVYDVTVQKFEVPAQSSTKDLQDLSGRFAINFRLDPTEVVNIRRTQGTLENLVSKIVAPQTQESFKIAAARRTVEEAITQRAELKQDFDDALTSRLAKYGILVLDTSVVDLTFSTEFAKAVEDKQIAEQRARRAVYIAQEAEQEAQAEVNRAKGRAEAQRLIAETLKAQGGQLVLQKEAIEAWKAGGSQVPQVLVIGDGQGSGVPFIYNLDGAATKPLPKAG from the coding sequence TTGAAATCGGCTTCAGTAACCTGGCAGCCTGTGATTCTAAGCGTGCTGGCCATTATCGGTCTGGCCCTCATCACTAGCAGTTTTGTGATCATCAACCCTGGGCAGGCAGGGGTTTTAAGCATTTTGGGTAAGGCTCAGGATGGGGCCTTGCTGGAGGGATTACACTTCAAGCCACCCCTGGTATCTACGGTGGATGTCTACGACGTGACCGTACAGAAATTTGAAGTACCTGCCCAAAGCTCTACCAAGGATTTGCAGGATCTCTCAGGGCGGTTTGCCATTAACTTTCGCCTAGACCCTACGGAGGTCGTTAACATTCGCCGCACCCAGGGCACCCTAGAAAACTTGGTGTCCAAAATTGTGGCTCCCCAAACCCAGGAATCCTTCAAGATTGCGGCAGCCCGACGCACCGTAGAAGAGGCCATTACCCAACGGGCCGAACTCAAGCAAGACTTTGACGATGCCCTGACCTCGCGACTAGCTAAGTACGGCATCCTCGTCCTGGATACCAGCGTTGTAGACCTCACCTTCTCGACAGAGTTTGCCAAGGCGGTGGAGGACAAGCAAATTGCGGAACAGCGAGCCCGCCGCGCCGTTTACATTGCCCAGGAAGCCGAACAGGAGGCCCAGGCCGAAGTGAACCGAGCTAAGGGCCGCGCCGAAGCCCAGCGCCTGATTGCCGAGACCTTGAAGGCCCAGGGGGGCCAATTGGTGCTGCAAAAGGAGGCCATTGAAGCCTGGAAGGCCGGGGGCTCTCAGGTGCCCCAGGTGTTAGTCATCGGCGATGGCCAGGGGAGCGGTGTTCCCTTTATCTACAACCTAGACGGTGCTGCAACCAAACCTCTCCCCAAGGCGGGCTAA
- a CDS encoding helix-turn-helix domain-containing protein: MVDSNSLYRTQLIELGKLLQTARQDQGYSLETMASKTLIRASLLNAIEQGDLNGLPEPVYIRGLLRRYGDVLGLDGENLASQFFAPPRVQPRSWKDSPAAQLRPLHLYAAYFVVLMAAVSGLSYVLRQTAPETTTLPPLDPLNPVEALSNPVAPAAPEAAPEVAAPNAPIEVTTTLTAQSWMRVTADGSTQFEGILQPGDSRLWKADQALTIRAGNAGAVVVSFNNQQAETLGQPGMVKEVTYSPANMVSLAP, translated from the coding sequence TTGGTTGATTCTAACAGTCTGTACCGTACCCAACTCATCGAATTGGGAAAACTGTTACAGACCGCCCGGCAGGATCAGGGCTATTCCCTAGAGACCATGGCCAGCAAGACTTTGATCCGGGCTAGTTTGCTCAATGCCATCGAGCAGGGCGACCTGAACGGCTTACCGGAGCCCGTTTACATTCGGGGTCTCCTGCGCCGCTACGGCGATGTGCTTGGGCTAGATGGCGAAAATTTGGCGAGCCAGTTTTTTGCGCCCCCTCGGGTTCAGCCCCGTTCCTGGAAAGATTCCCCTGCGGCCCAGTTGCGCCCCCTTCATCTGTATGCTGCTTATTTTGTGGTGCTGATGGCGGCGGTGAGCGGCTTGTCCTACGTGCTCAGGCAAACTGCCCCAGAAACCACCACGCTGCCGCCCCTCGACCCCCTCAATCCGGTAGAGGCGCTCTCAAATCCGGTGGCCCCTGCTGCGCCGGAGGCCGCCCCAGAGGTAGCTGCACCCAACGCTCCCATTGAGGTTACAACAACCCTAACCGCTCAGTCCTGGATGCGCGTAACCGCTGATGGCAGCACCCAGTTTGAGGGCATTTTGCAGCCCGGAGACAGTCGCCTATGGAAAGCCGATCAGGCGCTCACCATCCGAGCTGGTAATGCGGGAGCCGTGGTGGTGAGCTTTAATAACCAGCAGGCTGAAACCCTGGGCCAGCCCGGTATGGTGAAGGAAGTGACCTACTCCCCGGCCAATATGGTGAGCCTCGCCCCCTAG
- a CDS encoding pseudouridine synthase, with amino-acid sequence MAERLQKLLAQHGLASRRKAEEWIIAGRVTVNGVPAHLGQKVDPDHDQVAVDQRLLTLQQRPQPYYLLLHKPLGMVSTCADPQGRPTVLDALPPELWCLGLHPVGRLDTYSSGALILTNDGDFTYRLTHPKHGLAKHYRVRVAGRVSPDTLATWQQGIELDGRLTCPAQVKIVGVPGSRHTDLAITLWEGRNRQIRRVAEVLGHRVLRLHRLAIGSVRLGNLQGGAYRSLSTGEIKALLAESDVSPTLPRPSPQVLAGTSPF; translated from the coding sequence ATGGCAGAACGCCTGCAAAAGTTACTGGCCCAGCATGGTCTGGCCTCTCGGCGCAAGGCAGAGGAATGGATTATTGCCGGACGGGTAACGGTCAATGGTGTGCCCGCTCATCTGGGCCAAAAAGTCGATCCTGACCATGACCAAGTGGCTGTAGATCAGCGCCTTCTCACGCTCCAGCAGCGTCCCCAACCCTACTACTTATTGCTCCACAAACCTCTGGGCATGGTCTCCACCTGTGCTGACCCGCAGGGCCGCCCTACCGTCCTAGATGCCCTGCCCCCAGAACTATGGTGCTTGGGTTTACATCCCGTGGGTCGGCTAGATACCTACTCCAGTGGAGCCCTGATTTTGACCAACGACGGCGATTTCACCTACCGCCTTACCCACCCCAAGCACGGCCTAGCTAAGCACTATCGCGTGCGGGTTGCGGGGCGGGTTTCGCCAGATACCCTGGCGACCTGGCAGCAGGGCATTGAGCTGGATGGCCGCCTGACCTGTCCGGCCCAGGTGAAAATCGTCGGTGTCCCTGGCTCTCGCCACACCGATCTTGCCATCACCCTCTGGGAGGGACGAAACCGCCAAATTCGCCGTGTCGCCGAGGTTTTGGGGCATCGGGTGCTGCGTCTTCACCGCCTAGCGATTGGGTCGGTACGCCTAGGCAACCTGCAAGGGGGGGCTTACCGATCTTTATCAACGGGCGAAATTAAGGCATTATTAGCTGAGTCGGACGTTTCGCCGACGCTCCCACGGCCATCTCCCCAGGTCTTAGCTGGTACATCGCCGTTTTAG
- a CDS encoding PAS domain-containing sensor histidine kinase, with protein MAVFWYFLGLVTGGLVLGGLSLRQRQRQQQILALLRTPSWPVALGRLEQLVAAHPEQQEQIDQLGTSRDTLEKVLQSAPVGYLQVDEENQLIWCNEEATRLLHISQPLAGPLQQRRLLLEVARSYELDALIDEAREQQRPCQREWMLYQISPDPLHPKEKPTYPLRGYALPLSGQEVGVFLENRQEAELLVQQRDRWTSDVAHELKTPLTSIRLVAETLQTRVEPSLKIWLDRLINETIRLSNLVEDLLNLSRLQGRQFQGLNLQPVDLPQLIQSAWRSLEPLAQVKQLSLTYQGPDYYLVPLDETLFHRVLLNLLDNAIKHSPAATAIHVHLDPATAASTPLTLDVVDGGNGFSPKDLPHIFDRFYRADPSRSRSDLSTTALSATDQGQGTGLGLAIVHQIVEAHGGTITAANHPDLGGAWLCLTLPPTALDHGLTP; from the coding sequence GTGGCGGTTTTTTGGTATTTTTTGGGCCTGGTAACGGGCGGTTTAGTGCTGGGAGGGCTGAGCCTGCGGCAACGACAGCGCCAGCAGCAAATTTTGGCCCTGCTGCGAACGCCTTCCTGGCCCGTGGCCCTGGGTCGGCTAGAGCAATTAGTGGCCGCCCACCCAGAACAACAGGAGCAAATCGACCAACTGGGCACCAGCCGCGACACCCTCGAAAAAGTACTCCAGTCGGCTCCGGTGGGCTACCTTCAGGTTGATGAAGAAAACCAGCTCATCTGGTGCAATGAGGAAGCTACTCGGCTCCTCCACATCAGTCAACCCCTGGCGGGGCCGCTCCAGCAGCGACGGCTTTTGCTGGAGGTCGCTCGTTCCTACGAACTTGATGCCCTGATTGACGAGGCACGGGAGCAGCAGCGGCCCTGCCAGCGAGAGTGGATGCTCTACCAAATCTCCCCCGACCCACTCCATCCCAAAGAGAAGCCCACCTATCCTCTGCGGGGCTATGCCTTACCTCTGAGTGGTCAAGAGGTGGGCGTTTTTTTGGAAAATCGCCAAGAGGCCGAACTGTTGGTGCAGCAGCGAGATCGCTGGACCTCTGACGTGGCCCACGAGCTAAAGACCCCCCTGACCTCCATCCGCTTGGTGGCCGAAACCCTGCAAACTAGGGTGGAACCATCTCTCAAAATTTGGCTAGATCGGCTGATTAACGAAACCATCCGCCTCAGCAATTTGGTAGAAGACCTGCTCAACCTCAGCCGCCTACAGGGTCGCCAGTTTCAAGGGCTGAATCTTCAGCCCGTCGATCTGCCCCAGCTGATTCAGTCCGCTTGGCGCAGTTTAGAACCCCTTGCCCAGGTCAAACAGCTTAGCCTCACCTACCAAGGCCCCGATTATTACCTCGTGCCCCTCGACGAAACCCTCTTTCATCGGGTGCTGCTCAACCTGCTAGATAATGCCATCAAGCACAGCCCTGCTGCTACCGCCATCCACGTACACCTTGATCCTGCCACCGCTGCGTCTACTCCCTTAACCCTAGACGTGGTGGACGGAGGTAACGGCTTTAGCCCCAAGGATTTGCCCCATATTTTTGATCGCTTCTACCGTGCTGACCCCTCCCGCAGCCGCAGCGACCTGTCCACTACGGCCCTATCCGCCACCGACCAAGGCCAGGGCACGGGGTTGGGCCTTGCCATTGTGCATCAAATTGTGGAAGCCCATGGTGGCACCATCACCGCTGCCAACCATCCCGATTTGGGTGGGGCTTGGCTCTGTCTCACCCTGCCCCCAACGGCCCTAGATCACGGGCTAACCCCCTGA
- a CDS encoding glycosyltransferase family 9 protein: MRVLALVPGGIERQLEFFPVLREIKEAFNTADIAVVADPEAKDIYQLSKVVSEVVPYSFQASNSPADWANLLGIVRDREFEAVITLTDSWSLGLLLWLSGIPTRIGYQGGSNGWFLTTLLPQPTDPANYTALLKALKVDAPLAPPSLNVPQADLKAIDDLRRGAKLQGGYVAVYPGHAPGGEAYPTDQWVAILKDFQQRQPDLPLVALQTPDTAANIAALRSALPTLTVLEPETLGQMAALIAGANLLVAVQGYPVALAAALEVYTVALSAAPMPAPAGAGERLVNVAASTGKLADLTPASVLTTIWKS; the protein is encoded by the coding sequence ATGCGGGTACTGGCTCTGGTTCCGGGGGGGATTGAACGCCAACTGGAGTTCTTTCCTGTGCTGCGGGAAATTAAAGAGGCTTTCAATACGGCTGACATTGCCGTGGTCGCCGACCCGGAGGCCAAGGACATCTACCAACTCTCGAAGGTAGTCAGCGAGGTGGTGCCCTACAGCTTTCAGGCTAGCAACAGCCCAGCAGACTGGGCCAACCTGCTGGGCATTGTGCGGGATCGAGAATTTGAAGCGGTGATCACCCTGACCGATTCCTGGTCGCTGGGGCTGCTGCTGTGGCTGAGCGGAATTCCGACCCGCATTGGCTATCAGGGCGGCAGCAATGGCTGGTTCCTCACAACCCTATTGCCCCAGCCCACCGACCCCGCCAACTACACTGCCCTCCTCAAGGCGCTGAAGGTGGATGCTCCCCTTGCGCCCCCCAGCCTGAATGTTCCCCAGGCCGACCTCAAGGCCATAGACGACCTCCGCCGAGGAGCCAAGCTTCAGGGTGGCTACGTGGCGGTCTATCCCGGCCATGCCCCTGGGGGCGAAGCCTATCCCACCGACCAGTGGGTGGCAATTTTGAAGGATTTTCAGCAGCGTCAGCCCGATTTGCCCCTAGTAGCGCTCCAAACCCCCGACACTGCGGCGAATATCGCGGCCCTGCGCTCGGCTCTCCCCACCCTAACGGTGCTAGAGCCCGAAACCCTAGGCCAAATGGCAGCGTTGATTGCTGGGGCCAACCTGCTGGTGGCGGTTCAGGGCTATCCGGTGGCCCTCGCCGCTGCCCTGGAGGTATATACCGTGGCCCTCAGTGCAGCCCCGATGCCTGCTCCGGCTGGGGCTGGAGAGCGGCTGGTGAATGTGGCAGCCTCGACAGGAAAACTCGCGGATCTGACGCCCGCCTCCGTTCTCACAACGATCTGGAAAAGCTAG
- the ispD gene encoding 2-C-methyl-D-erythritol 4-phosphate cytidylyltransferase, with product MTAVHLLIPAAGLGRRMGADRNKVLLHLIGQPLIAWTLRAAEAAESVVWIGLICQPTDQPLLQAVIDDLNLQKPVVFLPGGDTRQDSVYNGLHGLPEDATQVLIHDGARCLATADLFNRCAAALAHHKGLIAAIPVKDTIKVVNADQQITATPDRQHLWAAQTPQGFDVALLKQCHEEGRRQGWAVTDDAALFEQCGLPVHIVPGEETNLKVTTPVDLALAEFILQQREGKNGVS from the coding sequence ATGACCGCCGTTCACCTGTTAATTCCTGCCGCTGGCCTGGGCCGCCGCATGGGGGCCGACCGCAACAAAGTTCTCCTACACCTGATCGGCCAACCGCTCATCGCCTGGACGCTCCGCGCTGCCGAAGCGGCTGAGTCGGTCGTCTGGATTGGCCTGATCTGTCAACCCACCGACCAACCCCTGCTCCAGGCGGTCATCGATGACCTGAACCTCCAAAAACCCGTGGTGTTCTTGCCGGGGGGAGACACCCGCCAAGATTCGGTCTACAACGGTCTGCACGGCCTACCCGAGGACGCCACCCAGGTCTTAATTCACGACGGTGCCCGCTGTCTCGCCACCGCCGACCTATTCAACCGCTGCGCCGCTGCCCTAGCCCACCACAAGGGGTTAATCGCCGCCATCCCAGTGAAAGACACGATCAAAGTGGTCAATGCCGACCAGCAGATCACCGCCACCCCCGACCGTCAGCACCTCTGGGCCGCCCAAACCCCCCAGGGCTTCGATGTCGCCCTGCTGAAGCAGTGCCACGAGGAAGGTCGTCGCCAGGGTTGGGCCGTTACCGATGATGCCGCCCTGTTTGAACAATGCGGATTGCCCGTACACATTGTGCCGGGGGAAGAAACCAACCTCAAGGTGACAACTCCGGTTGATTTGGCTCTCGCGGAGTTTATTTTGCAACAGCGCGAGGGGAAAAACGGAGTTTCTTAA